In Dromiciops gliroides isolate mDroGli1 chromosome 5, mDroGli1.pri, whole genome shotgun sequence, the following are encoded in one genomic region:
- the LOC122728622 gene encoding olfactory receptor 6C2-like, translated as MRNHTGITLFILHGLTDDPQLQVFLFIFLFLNYMLSIMGNLTIISLTLVDPHLKTPMYFFLRNFSFLEVSFTTACIPRYLYSMSTGDNTISRDACFAQIFFVILLGASEFFLLATMSYDRYVAICKPLHYTTIMNSKVCNQLLLGSWLSGLMIILPPLSLGLQMEFCDSNVIDHFGCDAFPLLKIVCSDTEFIEMMVLIFAVLTLIITLFLVVLSYAYIIRTVLRFPSAQQRQKAFSTCSSHIIVVSITYGSCIFMYLKPSAKEGVALNKVVSVLTTSVTPVMNPFIYTLRNKQVIQAFKDLVKRVVFLSKQ; from the coding sequence ATGAGAAATCACACAGGGATTACATTATTCATTCTGCATGGACTGACAGATGACCCACAACTGCaggttttcctttttatctttctgtttctcaaCTACATGTTGAGTATAATGGGGAACCTGACCATCATCTCCCTCACCTTGGTGGATCCCCACCTGAAAACtcccatgtatttttttctcagaaaCTTCTCCTTCTTAGAAGTCTCATTTACTACTGCCTGTATTCCCAGGTACCTCTATAGCATGTCAACTGGGGACAATACCATTTCCCGTGATGCTTGCTTCGCCCaaatattttttgtcatcttactTGGGGCATCAGAGTTCTTTCTTCTGGCTACCATGTCCTATGATCGCTATGTGGCCATCTGCAAACCTCTGCATTACACAACAATCATGAACAGCAAAGTCTGTAACCAGCTCCTACTGGGTTCCTGGCTGTCTGGGCTGATGATCATCCTCCCACCACTTAGCCTGGGTCTCCAGATGGAATTCTGTGACTCCAATGTCATTGACCATTTTGGCTGTGATGCATTTCCTCTCTTGAAGATTGTGTGCTCAGACACAGAATTCATAGAGATGATGGTCTTAATTTTTGCTGTGTTGACACTCATCATCACCTTATTCTTAGTGGTATTGTCCTATGCCTACATAATCAGGACAGTTCTCAGATTCCCTTCTGCCCAGCAAAGGCAAAAGGCCTTTTCCACCTGTTCCTCTCACATTATTGTTGTCTCCATCACCTATGGCAGTTGcatcttcatgtatttgaagcCTTCTGCAAAGGAAGGAGTGGCTTTGAACAAGGTGGTATCAGTACTAACAACATCTGTCACCCCCGTGATGAACCCCTTTATTTACACTCTGAGGAATAAGCAAGTCATACAAGCCTTTAAAGATTTAGTTAAAAGGGTTGTGTTTCTCTCAAAGCAGTAA